The genomic window AACTTTACTAAATGCTGGCTAAAAGTGATTTAAGACTAACACACTACCTACCTACTACTATAACTTACATACTGGttatgattaatttttaaaaataattagaagaTAATTAAAaccattaatttaaaaattagagaAGTTATATAATTTCCAACATTTGGGTCTAGGAAAGGGAGCAGCCAAAGCACACAGGTGTATCTGActgtaaaaatgaaaagtaaaaagaaggaaaaaagcctgGGGAATCAGAGGCTCTAGTTAAAATGATACCTCCTGTCTCAATCCCCAAAGACTCTGACcatgttttttttgtttggatgaGGGAgaataaagagagaaataagagaattttaaaaagaaaaataaaattaaaagagggCAAGAATATTATTAAGAGCAACTTATATTCCGAGCTTAAGTAACTCATATGTTGTAGGTAGACACAGATGCCATTGCAATTACTGTTGTAAATGTAGGTATCATTTCAGACTTCATTTCTTCTGCAGATGCCATTATAGATTAAGATTCCATAGCAGAGGGAAATGCATCTGCAGATGAGTACCCCAATGCAGTTAACATCACACATACCATTCATAACTTGCATCTAAGCTCTGTCTTCCAGCAACCAGGCATGTTGTGTGACCACCTGCACAGGTTGAACATATTCCTCCTACCTAACTCCCAAGGCAGAATGGTGGACACTCCTTTGAGAGCAAAGGCTGCAACTCCAACGCAGAGGTCTGCACCATCTACCCTGGCTActgccagctcctccatccAGACAGAGCTGCTaaaaggagaagctgcagtgCGGATCTCTCATTGCAGGAAGTGAATAGATCTTTCTCTAGGGCAGGAACAGGCAGCAAACTTACCTGTAaaaggtgtgcccaggtgtaggACCAGCCGTTGTTAAGAAATGTAAGAGGCAGTGAGAGGGCTGTATAGTATCAGGAAGGCTGAGAAGGAGTTCTTTCCCAGGAAGGAGAGAGTCTGCTGGTTCCAAGCACAGTTTGCAGTAGACCCACAGCCCAAAGCCAAACAGCAAGAGACTCCCCCAGCGACACACATAGAAGGGAAGAGGACCAAGAGAACacacagaaaggagaaaggctggTGTGGAAGAATGGAAACTTGGAACAGCAAGGACCTGCAGTAAGAACAGTCTTCCCCCAAAGCCACAGGTGCTCTTGTAGAACCTTTCCAGAAAACAGAGGTGCCCTTGCAGAACCTTTCACTGATCTGTAGAAAAGACTCCGCAGGAGAGGCACTGAAGATGAGTAAGGCAGCCTCATCTACTCCCCATATAACAACCAGTAAGGCAGCATAATCTGTTCCCCATATAAAAATCAGCACAACTAAGAAGAGGGTAACAGTAGGAAGAGACTCCCTTCTGAGAAGCATGAAGGCACTATTTACTGGCCTGCTGCATTCTCCAGATTATGCTGCTTACCATGGACTCCTAATAGATTTCGCTGAGACACTACCATGCCTCGCACAGTCCACCATtacctgctgcagctgtttcATGTGGGTGCCAGTGAGAAGCATCAAGGAGGATTACAGATCCCTTAGGAGCAGCAGTAGCTGCTGACTCTGGAGCACAGGTAGTTTTTTCATCAACCTTCCCAGTCAAAGCAAAGGGGTTTGAAAGAGCCAGTCTAATCTGAGGAATCAACAAATGGTTACAGGACTGGTGCCACAACCAGGGGTTTGGCTGCTTAGACCATCAGACTTGCTCTACTTGCTCAGATCTGGTCTATTGAGGGCAGATGCAGTCCATCTGTCAGAAAAGGCAAAATCATGTTCACTCACTGACTTGCCAAGCTAGAGAAGAGGGCTTTAAACTACAGCTGCTGAGAGAGAAGAGCTTCAGTCCATCCCACTCCTATCACAGACAGCAAGAGACATCCTGAGCCTCATGGCATCCTGGTCCAGATGGGCCTGCCTGCATCCAAATGCAAGGGCTTCTCCAGCAGCATGGACATGGAGTCATTTTGTTATCACCTCAGCCCCTTCTCAGAAGCTGTGGCCAATGTTCCTGCCCCTTTCCTCTCCAGAAGACAACggaattattttctgcaagCACTCCTGCAAATCATAAGGGGAAAACTGTCTTGAGCAGCAGAACAAGCAGGATCCAGTGCAGACTGCAAGACCTTTTGCTGCTGGGGCAATGCCTGCTGATCCTCGACATTTTGCAAAGAGAGATGGTGATGTGGCAGTGCAGCCAAAGCAAGGGCTTTGTGAAAGGACAGGAGATGGGTTTGGCTGCTCAGGAAACCACAGCTCCCCTCCCACAACTGCAGGTGCTGATAGAGGGCTGGGCAGCTCCCCACCAGCACTGTCCCAGAGCACTGCCTGGTgtgtgggcaggaggaggcagagcagcaggagagcaaaCACTGGAAGATCTGCAGGTGAGTCAGAGTGTTCACAGGGGCCTGGTTGCTCATGGAAGACACATCTGTGCACAGGAAGCTCCTTTCTCATGTTTCATGCTCCTACCCTCCAAATCTAACAGAGGGCTTAGCTGGGTAAGAGCATATTCAGGGAGATTCTTCCAGCACATGATTTGTCCGGGTTGAGCTGAGTGTGGGTATACTGGGACACAAACACTGCAGAGGCATGGCTTTTACAGTGGTGAGGGCAGCAATGCTGCCCCAGTGGAGAAGGCATTGCTGTGAAGAGGCACATCAGTCAGATTCTCCCCACTATGGAAGAGAACAAGGAGAGCAAAAGGGCCAAAATATCATCTGCTGGCCTCCAAGGACAAGATGGCAGTAGGTGTGGAATTCATTTCTCCCTTCCACCATaccagggaggagctgcagagctcagagggtgCCGGAGGGTCTGGTAGGGGATATCAGTTTTGCTGTAAATGCTGCTTGTGTGGGAAGAAAAGCAATGTGTAGATGCATGCCTGCTTGTACCCACACCCCTTGGTTCTCCCCCTCCAGGTGATGGAGGTCCTTGCCCTGACCCTGGTTACACTTCTGGCTCTGCTgccgccagcccagccctgctcctcagaGATGAACAAGGTCAAGGACCTCCTGGAGGTGAACTGCACGGGACAGGCTCTCAGCGCAGTGCCCCCAGACCTGCCTGCAGACACAGGCATCCTGCTGCTCAGTGACAATCGCCTGGAGTCCCTCTCCACCACTGCCTTTCTGTCCCTCACCCAGCTTCAGGACATTGACCTGGCCAACAATGGGCTGGTGGCTCTGCACACAGGGccgctgctgctgtccctgaagGAGCTGACCCTCTCCCACAATGCACTGGCAGCCCTACCTGTCCTGGAGGGCCTGCCTGCACTCACCCACCTGGCTGTGGCTCACAACAGCCTGGAGACCTTGGCCCCAGGGGCTTTCCGCacagtgccagagctgcagaaccTGGACTTGCGAGGGAACAagatgcagcagctgccccaggaggCCTTTGCAGGGCTGAAGGCACTCAAGGAGTTAGACCTCTCAGACAATCTCCTGAAGGAGCTACCCAAGGAGTTGCTGCAGGACCTGAAGAAGTTGGAGACCCTCTGGCTCTCAGGGAACCAGCTGCAGACCCTGCCAACTGACTTTTTCCCAAAGGGGCACTTCTTCATGTATGTTTTCCTCACTGAGAATCCCTGGCATTGCAACTGTGACCTGCACTACCTCCAGACCTGGATCCAGAAGAATGCTGACATTGTTTATCAGCCAGAGCGGGGTCTGGAGGAAACAAAGGTGGAGGTCGCACCTGAGAAGGTactgtgccacagccctgctgagcatAGGCAAAAGCCCATCATTCACTTTAAGCTTAACTGCAGCATTGTGGAGGATGCGGATGAGGAAGGAGGGGATGAATATAATTATGAGGAAGAAACAAGAGAGAAAGCTACCATGACCACCTTCCCCCCACATCCATTCATCCCCAAAGAGCACACTACCATGCCCTGTGCTATTACCTCATCTTGCCTTCCTACCCTTACTACCACAAGATCTCCCCTCACCAGACCTTCCCTCAGCACCCCTTGTACCTCCACCCTTTCCCCAAACCCTTTGCTTGTGGTGCTGACAAGCATCAGAGCTCCCGGCACCACCATTCCTGTACCAGCCAGTCTCACTATGACACCCACACAGACCCCCAGTACTGCCACCATTCTCACGGCTGCTACCACCATCACCCTGCACAGACCTGCCACCTTTGACAATGCCCCTTCACTGCCAACAGCTATGAGCAACAGCCCTTCTAGCACCAGTGGCCATCCCCAAACCACCCTTGCTGCCAACAGTATCTATGGCAGTCTCGTGGGGTCCACTGGAACATTTCCCACCACTTCCACAGCAGTGCCTTCCACTGCCATGCTAGAGGCCTCTTCCATTGTCACATCTCCATGTCCAACTCTGATGTCAGCCAACACCATGCTTTCCACTCATGCCCCAACACTACCACCTCCCTTGGACACCACACATTTCACCCAACCTGCATGTTCCCCCCtacctgctcctcctcccctctgccCATGCTCCATCCCAGGACAGGCTGTACCTGTGCTGCGTTTGCAGGCAGGTGGGGAGGCTCTGCAGTGGGGGCAGTGGGTGCTGAGGCACTGCTGCCTGTTGCACTGGGTGCTCTATCTGGCTTCCTTGGCTCTGCTGGTCCTGACCATGCTGGCTCTAGCAGGTTGGCTGACATGGATGTGTCTGGTGGGACAACCCTCCTGGCACCAGTCCCTGCAGACCCAAGAGGTGCAGTATCCATTGCTGGAATGGAGGGAGTCAACAGGAAACCCTATGATGCATCTCAGCAGCTTCAAAATCCCCCTCCAGCAACCTAAATTCTGTACAATCAAGGAAGTGGAGTTGTGCCCTGAGGTTACCTACTGCACAATTAAAGATCTGGGGATACAGCGCAGTTGTCCTGCAAGCTACTCCTTCTGCACAACAAAGGAGTTGTGGGTTCACCAGTCCTCTGCATGCATTAGTCAAGCCTTTCTCCAGGAAGCTGATGGTCACAGACCTTAGCTTCCTGAGGACCCCATCTGCTTACAGCCTAGACAGGGGTGTTGAGACTATCGGTGATGTCAGAGTGAAATATGCAGGTAACACCATGTAAATGTGTTACACATATGTGTACACTCAGAGAAAGAGATTGAGAGTCATGGCTCTGTTTTATATGCTTTGTTTTACAAGGGAAAGTTCTGCTTGCCTAGGAGGAAGCTATCTAGCTCCTTCCTCTAGTATTCTCAAAACAACCTGAAGTTTCCAGAGCTTGGGTATTTGGCAGAGGAAGATAATGTCCTAAACTGGTCATTGATAGTCCGGGGCTGCCACtgcctggttttggggtgattgaGGGCAAGCAGAACTTATGTTGTGCTCTGTCGCAACTGCTTCTGCTCAAATTATACACACAAAGATGCAATACACTTTCCACTCAGTGCCAGGTTCTTAATCACATAATAAATACTCTGTGTCTGAATTTAAAAGGGGTGCTGGTTTGATTTCACTGGACCTGCCACAAGTCCTGGTATTTGGAATAGTGAAGGCAGGGAAGAAAAGTCCATGGAATGTCAGAATcctagaatatcctgagttggcaGGGTCCCCTGAGGATCAAGTCcaattcctggccctgcacagacaccacAGCAATCCCActctgtgcctgagagcattgtctaaacgctcctggagctctggcagccttggagctgtgaccattccctggggagcctgttcagtgcctgaccaccctctgggggaagaactttttcctaatattgtTTCATTGGGATGCCTCCATGAGGGGGGCACATGAGGGTCCTGCCCCAGgtcccagagagcagagatcaaAGCTGGCCTCTGCCTCCCCTCAGGAGAGGTCTCCATGATGAGGTCTTCCCTTGATGTCCTCCAGACTGAATATGTCAAGTGCCCTCAACTGCTACTCATACCCATCCCCTCTAGACCCTTCCCCATTTCTGTGGCCTCCTTTGGATACTCTTTAACAGCTTTAGATGCTTTGTGTATTCTGGCATTCAAAACTGCACACTTACACTCCTATTCCTGACTTTGGCCCCAAACCCTGAGGTACTGAATCACACGGGAAAAAGCATTGCACTGGCAGGTAATAAGGAAAGTGCAAGTGTTGATGCTTCTGCATGACCCCTTATGGGATGGCCAGATATGGAGGAATAGGGTGGGAGGCTTTGAAGTGCAACAGATTGCAAGGGATTATACTTGGACAAAGCACTCCAGAGCTGGCCAAACTTTGTGACCACCTGTCTAGATGTCATTCTAACATTTTGGGAGGTGTGAGAACAAGGCAACAGTCACCATTGGTGGGGGTCGAATGGCTCACTCCAGAACTCATGCATAAATGCAGCAGCTGGATCCTATGAATCGTTTTTCCAGCCTGAAATGCAGTTCCAGTTCTAATTGCCCCAAACATATTGTCAAACTGCTGTGAGTCAGCGTGGCCTTCTGCTAGATTAACTGCTGGAGTGTCCACAGGTGGGAACATGTGCCTGTGCTTGGCCAGCATGAGTATGTATGCTGGTGAAGGTCTGGTGTGCAAGTGTGTCTGTGGACATATACATACTACGTTTGTAAGGAGGCACTTGTCTGACTGTTAATCCTGTCCTCTAACCACACCATCCTCTCTATCCCTGTTCCCTGAGAAAACAATGAGGCAAGCAGCTCCAGTGCTTGGCACAGTTTGAAGGCCCCAAAAGTGGGGCACAGACATCTGGGGAGCAGacctgtggaaaaaaatctgtgtatCTTGGTGGACAGAAAGGTGAACAAGGTCCAGCAGTGCACCGGGCAGCAAAGGGAGGGCAACAAAACTTGAACTGGGTTAACAGAGACAGGGCCAGCAGGCCAAGGGAAGTGATTATCCCCTTCTCCTCAGAACTTTTTAGACTACATTTCTTTGTCTTCTACACATCTGAAGCCACCCAGTTCTCTCCCCACAGGCATTACTGGTATCCCAGTATTTCTCAGAATCCCATTACCTTTGTCTCTCCTTGCAACTCCTCCCTGGAATTCTCCCACCTCTTCACACAACAAGCACTCCAGGTCACTCCAGGAATCCAAGACCTCTCAAAACCACCTAGgaaccccaaagcccccagaaACCCCTATTCTACCCCACCATCAACCCCCACAAATCCTGGCACCCCCAGGACTTTATTCCCTCAGGATCCCCTATGCACCTCAAGACCCCTCTCAGTTCTGAGACACACATAAACGCACTCATGCCCAGTGAACGCAGGCACACAGAgtcccagtgcccagcatcACCTACCCAGGACACTCAGGTCACTGGTCTCCTGCTCTCCCGTTCCTTGTGAGAAGCACCTGGATGTCTGGGTTCTCCACCAGAAACAACAAGACCCAAACCCAGACAGACAGTTCAGGAAGCACTTTTATTCAACCCAAGTGTGGGGGGAAATTGAGGGATTCCTAGCTCCCAGTGAAGGGCTCAGACAAGGGGATTGAATATTCCTGGAAGCAGATGGCTTCATGTGGGGAAGCTTTATGTTCCACAGGTTCACAACAGTCTAGGTCATGTATTCCTGAGGGTGAAGGGTTGCTGGAAACCACAGAAGGTACCCACTCTGGGAGGGGGATCTGGACACTTTTGTCCCTTAGAGGTACCCATGGATGCTACCTGCATATCCCATGGGGTGCAGAGAGTATATCCTAAACATTATTGGGAGTTTCAGTTGATCTCAAGGGGTCCTTAAGGCAGCTGGGGGCACGCAAGGCAGAGGGTACAGTGAGAACACAGGCTTGTAGGTCAGTATAGGCATGGGGCAATGTGCCTCGGGTGATCCAGCGCCGGGTACCCGGCTGGTAGGCGTGGATCAAGTGTGTGTCCTGGTAGGTCTCATGACTGTACCCTCCCAGTACAAGcagctcccctcccagcacagctgcacccCCAACTACGTGTGCACGGGGGAGAGGGCTAAGGAGGACCCAGATGTTCTGCTTGGGGCTGTAGACCTCAAAGGTCAGCTGGTCCTTGTAGCCAGTCTGCCCAGCCCGCTGACACAGGCCCCCAGCCACATAGAGCTGCCCACCTGCCTCCTCCATGACATGGCCAGCTCGGTGACCATTCATGGGGGCCAGGAGTGTGACAGGTGCACCTGGGACATAGCGGAGCAAGGATGCCTGACACTGGTATGCTTCATCACACCCACCCGACACGTAGAGCTCACCATCCAGGGCACACGCCGCATGCCCACACAGAGCCattggcaggggctggcacctcctgggcagggagagagggagaggtgaAGGACAGGTTaagcagggctgtcctgcagtgaCTGATTACTTAGGGGTTCCCTGGTAAGCCCTTCATTGACCACTCAGCAGGCAACACTTGCCGACACCCAATGAGCCTCAGTGGACAACATCAGCTGACACAGAATGGATGCCCCACAGATGGGGCCATCACTGTTCAACACTTTGTAGTCGCCACACCATTGGTCAACCATAGTGGGCTCCATTAATGGGCAACATTGGCCATCAACCCATGAACACTATGCCGATGAGAGGAATCAAACTACTTATCTCATTGGCAGATGGCCAACAAGACCTGCAATGAACACACTGCCGGTGTGTTCATTGCAAAAAACTCATTTGCCACCCACTAGGTAACACTGGCCAACACCCAGTCCCCAAAGGACGTGGTTGTTCAACACCCAGTAGACCTCTCTCAAATACCACCGCAGGTTCATTCTCCACCAGAGGCTTAGTGACACAAAGCACCCAGTGGGCACCATGGCCAAGACAAGGGGCtctgagaaaaaaggaaaactagg from Molothrus aeneus isolate 106 chromosome 27, BPBGC_Maene_1.0, whole genome shotgun sequence includes these protein-coding regions:
- the LOC136567089 gene encoding LOW QUALITY PROTEIN: platelet glycoprotein Ib alpha chain-like (The sequence of the model RefSeq protein was modified relative to this genomic sequence to represent the inferred CDS: inserted 2 bases in 1 codon); amino-acid sequence: MEVLALTLVTLLALLPPAQPCSSEMNKVKDLLEVNCTGQALSAVPPDLPADTGILLLSDNRLESLSTTAFLSLTQLQDIDLANNGLVALHTGPLLLSLKELTLSHNALAALPVLEGLPALTHLAVAHNSLETLAPGAFRTVPELQNLDLRGNKMQQLPQEAFAGLKALKELDLSDNLLKELPKELLQDLKKLETLWLSGNQLQTLPTDFFPKGHFFMYVFLTENPWHCNCDLHYLQTWIQKNADIVYQPERGLEETKVEVAPEKVLCHSPAEHRQKPIIHFKLNCSIVEDADEEGGDEYNYEEETREKATMTTFPPHPFIPKEHTTMPCAITSSCLPTLTTTRSPLTRPSLSTPCTSTLSPNPLLVVLTSIRAPGTTIPVPASLTMTPTQTPSTATILTAATTITLHRPATFDNAPSLPTAMSNSPSSTSGHPQTTLAANSIYGSLVGSTGTFPTTSTAVPSTAMLEASSIVTSPCPTLMSANTMLSTHAPTLPPPLDTTHFTQPACSPLPAPPPLCPCSIPGQAVPVLRLQAGGEALQWGQWVLRHCCLLHWVLYLASLALLVLTMLALAGWLTWMCLVGQPSWHQSLQTQEVQYPLLEWRESTGNPMMHLSSFKIPLQQPKFCTIKEVELCPEVTYCTIKDLGIQRSCPASYSFCTTKELWVHXSPLHALVKPFSRKLMVTDLSFLRTPSAYSLDRGVETIGDVRVKYAGNTM